The following are encoded together in the Humulus lupulus chromosome 5, drHumLupu1.1, whole genome shotgun sequence genome:
- the LOC133780298 gene encoding pectinesterase PPME1-like: MAKGTAVILLFFIISTSAVLVKADDAAPIPATKGALEGWFSANVKPVAESKGLDPALVAAETGPAKVIKVMKDGSGDFKTVQEAIDSVPAGNSKRVIIIIGGGEYIQKVKIVRTKPFITLYGSPKAPPTLSFSGTAAEFGTVDSASVIVESDYFVAANIIFKNSSPKPDGVRKGAQAAALRASGNKAAFYNVRLLGFQDTLCDDRGFHLFKDSYIEGTVDFIFGSGTSLYLNTELHVLGDSTEPTVITAQARETADTTGYSFVHCKITGTAKDAILGRAWQSSPRVVFSYTDMAATVVSPLGWSSNNKPERESTVFFGEYKNIGGGASPAGRVKFSKQLTDEQAKPFLNLGYIKGSSWLLPPPSPQV; this comes from the exons atggCTAAAGGCACAGCAGTTATACTTCTCTTCTTCATAATCAGTACAAGTGCCGTCCTCGTCAAGGCCGACGATGCAGCGCCAATCCCCGCCACGAAAGGGGCGTTGGAAGGGTGGTTCAGCGCAAATGTGAAGCCAGTAGCTGAGAGCAAGGGCCTGGACCCCGCACTGGTGGCGGCCGAGACGGGCCCTGCCAAAGTGATCAAGGTGATGAAAGACGGGAGTGGAGATTTCAAAACCGTGCAAGAGGCCATAGATAGTGTCCCCGCCGGCAACTCAAAGCGTGTGATAATCATAATTGGAGGAGGAGAGTACATCCAGAAAGTGAAGATCGTAAGAACCAAGCCATTCATCACGTTATACGGCTCACCAAAAGCACCTCCCACGTTGTCGTTCTCCGGCACAGCAGCTGAGTTTGGCACCGTCGACAGCGCATCCGTGATTGTGGAGTCGGACTACTTCGTTGCAGCAAACATAATATTCAAG AATTCTTCACCGAAGCCAGATGGTGTAAGAAAGGGAGCTCAAGCCGCTGCATTAAGGGCATCAGGGAACAAGGCAGCGTTTTACAATGTTAGATTGTTGGGATTTCAAGACACCCTTTGCGACGACAGAGGGTTCCATCTTTTCAAGGACTCTTACATTGAGGGTACTGTGGATTTCATTTTCGGAAGTGGGACGTCTCTATATTTGAACACCGAATTGCATGTTCTTGGTGATTCCACAGAACCGACTGTGATAACAGCGCAGGCCAGAGAGACTGCCGATACCACCGGCTACTCATTCGTTCATTGCAAAATTACCGGCACTGCCAAGGACGCTATTTTAGGACGAGCTTGGCAGTCCAGTCCGAGAGTGGTGTTTTCCTACACCGACATGGCTGCCACTGTTGTTTCGCCTTTAGGGTGGTCTAGCAACAACAAACCTGAACGTGAGAGCACCGTTTTCTTTGGCGAATACAAAAACATAGGAGGAGGTGCAAGCCCAGCAGGCAGAGTCAAATTTTCCAAGCAACTAACTGATGAGCAAGCCAAACCTTTTCTCAATCTCGGTTACATTAAGGGATCCTCATGGCTCCTTCCTCCACCCAGTCCTCAAGTTTAG